One Vibrio sp. 16 genomic window carries:
- a CDS encoding DNA internalization-related competence protein ComEC/Rec2 gives MPCIGLIALSLCNRKYSFLFGLSLACLVVLIHGNLVRHNTDELFKAGSDITINAQVDSFFKQISHGFHGTAVVRSINGEKLFAYEQPTVWVTSPIALSLGQVISSKVSLQPISGQFNETGFDKERYAYAQGILGHAKIKNSSSFWVIDKGSLRERLFQTISAHTLSTVNQGLILALLFGSRDKIPDSVNQQLQHSGLSHLVAISGLHIGIMFSFGWAVGRLLLVASPKMTNAPIFIGAVIAFGYAYLAGFSIPTVRALIMCLLMCSQVLIRTHLSKLSRWLMVLAFLLTLWPQSALDPSLWLSMYAVAAILLFLSIRSTYRHGVVNNVLMQTFIVICMSLPVSVVFGGISISAIGYNLVFVPWFSFVVMPATFIAAVVSLFGYVDATIWGMVDWALSVVVASSAWAGDSWFSLSSQEVTILIVLACFIFMLPWLTRFGIVLFALTFVLVTVSWRPKPDWQLNILDVGHGLAILAVQGERALLYDTGAAWQQSNYAEQLITPLMEAKGIEVLDIVVLSHFDNDHAGGIGEILQRWQPERVIASQPLSNSLNCIVGETWQWGEVEIQALWPPKIVERAYNPHSCVIKLTHKVTKQSVLLTGDIERIAEWMLIRKPDALASNIVIVPHHGSKTSSTDSFIQAANPDLAIASTSYRGRWNLPNQEVVERYRTQGADWIDTGHSGQVVIDFYPSGRNVVQLRESKGQAWYRQMLRKGVE, from the coding sequence TTGCCGTGTATTGGCTTGATTGCCTTATCGCTGTGCAATCGAAAATATTCCTTTTTATTCGGATTATCTCTTGCCTGCTTGGTGGTGCTGATACACGGAAATCTTGTCCGCCATAATACCGATGAGCTTTTTAAAGCAGGTTCGGATATTACCATAAATGCACAGGTTGACAGCTTTTTTAAACAAATAAGTCACGGCTTTCACGGAACAGCAGTGGTTAGATCAATTAATGGCGAAAAGTTGTTCGCCTATGAGCAGCCAACGGTTTGGGTTACGTCGCCAATTGCATTAAGTTTAGGTCAGGTTATTAGTAGCAAAGTGTCCTTGCAGCCTATATCCGGGCAATTTAATGAAACGGGTTTTGATAAAGAGCGCTACGCGTACGCTCAAGGCATCCTTGGTCACGCTAAGATAAAAAACAGCTCTAGCTTTTGGGTTATCGATAAAGGCTCGTTGAGGGAAAGGCTGTTTCAGACGATCTCGGCTCATACACTCTCTACTGTCAATCAAGGTCTGATCCTTGCTCTTCTTTTTGGCTCCCGCGATAAAATTCCTGACAGTGTTAATCAACAACTGCAGCACAGTGGGTTAAGTCATCTGGTTGCGATATCCGGTCTACATATAGGGATCATGTTTTCATTTGGTTGGGCCGTTGGTCGCCTACTATTAGTTGCTTCGCCGAAAATGACCAACGCGCCTATTTTTATAGGGGCGGTGATTGCATTTGGTTATGCCTACCTTGCTGGATTCTCGATTCCAACGGTAAGAGCTTTGATCATGTGTTTATTGATGTGCAGTCAGGTTTTAATTCGAACACACCTTTCTAAACTCAGTCGATGGTTAATGGTCTTGGCGTTTTTATTAACGCTATGGCCTCAGTCTGCTCTGGACCCAAGCCTTTGGTTATCAATGTATGCCGTGGCTGCGATACTACTGTTTCTCTCTATTCGCTCGACCTATCGCCACGGTGTTGTGAACAATGTATTGATGCAGACCTTCATCGTGATATGCATGAGCCTTCCTGTTTCTGTGGTATTTGGAGGGATAAGCATCAGCGCAATTGGGTACAATTTAGTCTTTGTCCCATGGTTTTCGTTTGTCGTCATGCCAGCCACGTTCATCGCCGCAGTGGTCTCATTGTTTGGTTACGTTGACGCTACGATTTGGGGAATGGTTGATTGGGCGTTATCTGTCGTCGTGGCGTCAAGCGCATGGGCGGGAGATTCCTGGTTTTCTCTGTCCAGCCAAGAGGTCACTATCCTAATAGTGTTGGCGTGTTTTATTTTTATGCTCCCTTGGTTGACTCGTTTTGGGATCGTTCTTTTTGCGCTCACTTTCGTTTTAGTCACCGTGTCTTGGCGTCCGAAGCCTGATTGGCAGTTGAACATTCTCGATGTGGGTCATGGGCTGGCGATTTTGGCCGTGCAGGGAGAGCGAGCACTACTTTATGACACGGGCGCCGCATGGCAACAGTCAAACTATGCTGAGCAGTTGATTACGCCACTGATGGAAGCCAAAGGGATTGAGGTGCTGGACATTGTTGTGCTCAGTCATTTTGACAATGACCACGCAGGTGGGATAGGGGAGATTCTCCAACGTTGGCAACCGGAGCGGGTTATTGCAAGTCAGCCATTGAGTAATAGTCTCAACTGCATAGTGGGAGAAACGTGGCAATGGGGCGAGGTAGAGATACAAGCGCTCTGGCCTCCCAAAATTGTCGAGCGTGCCTACAATCCGCATTCTTGTGTTATCAAGTTGACTCATAAAGTGACCAAACAAAGTGTGTTGCTCACTGGTGATATTGAGCGAATTGCTGAGTGGATGTTGATTAGAAAACCTGACGCGCTCGCGTCCAATATCGTGATTGTTCCTCATCACGGCAGTAAAACATCGTCAACGGACTCATTTATTCAAGCAGCGAATCCTGATTTGGCTATCGCCTCCACCTCGTATCGTGGACGCTGGAATTTACCCAATCAAGAAGTGGTGGAACGCTATCGAACACAAGGTGCGGATTGGATAGATACCGGGCACTCTGGTCAAGTGGTGATTGATTTTTATCCAAGTGGACGTAATGTCGTTCAGTTGAGGGAGAGTAAAGGCCAAGCTTGGTATAGGCAGATGCTACGCAAGGGAGTAGAATAG
- the lolD gene encoding lipoprotein-releasing ABC transporter ATP-binding protein LolD, with protein sequence MSNLLQCHNICKTYREGALDTQVLKGVSFELKKGELASIIGSSGSGKSTLLHILGALDDATEGSVSFLGQDLANLSSNKQAKLRNRHLGFVYQFHHLLADFSALENVAMPLLIGGEKVADAKAKAQALLEKVGLSHRVDHRPAELSGGERQRVAIARALVNSPDLVLADEPTGNLDHKTALSIYDLMRELNRESGTAFLVVTHDGELASKMDRQLHMQDGLLLNVEEA encoded by the coding sequence ATGAGTAACCTTCTTCAGTGTCACAACATTTGTAAAACGTACCGAGAAGGCGCGTTGGATACTCAGGTATTAAAAGGCGTGAGCTTCGAGCTTAAAAAAGGTGAGTTGGCTTCGATCATTGGTTCTTCCGGATCTGGTAAGAGTACGTTACTCCATATATTGGGCGCACTTGATGATGCAACAGAAGGCAGCGTGAGTTTTCTTGGTCAAGATCTGGCGAATTTGAGTTCAAATAAACAGGCAAAATTGCGTAACCGCCACTTGGGTTTTGTCTATCAGTTTCACCACCTGCTTGCCGATTTCAGTGCCCTTGAAAATGTGGCGATGCCTTTGCTTATTGGCGGCGAAAAAGTCGCCGATGCAAAAGCTAAAGCGCAAGCACTACTGGAAAAAGTGGGGTTAAGTCATCGAGTTGATCATCGACCAGCTGAGCTTTCTGGCGGTGAGCGTCAGCGTGTTGCGATTGCGAGAGCCTTGGTGAACAGTCCGGATCTTGTTCTTGCCGATGAACCGACGGGTAATTTGGATCATAAAACCGCTCTGTCTATCTATGATTTGATGCGAGAGTTAAATCGAGAGTCTGGGACGGCCTTTTTAGTCGTGACGCATGATGGTGAACTGGCGAGCAAAATGGATCGCCAACTGCATATGCAAGATGGTCTACTGCTCAATGTCGAGGAGGCTTAG
- a CDS encoding GNAT family N-acetyltransferase produces the protein MTPDYCIITPRLELKLIPQEDADALRRCVTESPSLHQWIDWCEASFSAEQTEKFLLATRLNWVKSEAYGFGVYRRSDNCLMGMVAINELYHTFNMVSLGYWLGDRFQHNGYAQEALEGLITFCFEQLKVTRVEIVCDPDNVPSQQLALRCGATFEARARNRYLYSGKPRDGLVYSITP, from the coding sequence ATGACGCCAGATTACTGCATTATTACACCGCGTCTCGAGTTAAAACTCATTCCTCAGGAAGATGCTGACGCACTGCGACGCTGCGTGACTGAATCCCCAAGTTTGCACCAGTGGATAGATTGGTGTGAAGCCAGCTTTTCTGCTGAGCAAACAGAAAAATTCCTACTCGCAACGCGCCTAAACTGGGTAAAGTCCGAAGCATATGGGTTTGGTGTCTACCGCCGAAGCGACAATTGCTTGATGGGCATGGTCGCAATCAATGAGCTTTACCATACCTTCAACATGGTGAGTTTGGGCTATTGGCTAGGAGACCGCTTTCAACACAATGGGTACGCTCAGGAAGCGCTTGAAGGGCTCATCACATTTTGCTTTGAGCAGCTGAAAGTGACGCGAGTTGAAATCGTCTGTGACCCTGACAATGTCCCGAGCCAGCAACTTGCTCTACGCTGTGGCGCCACATTTGAAGCCAGAGCACGGAATCGCTATCTCTATTCAGGCAAGCCTCGAGATGGATTGGTGTATTCCATCACTCCATAA
- a CDS encoding peptidoglycan binding protein CsiV — MKKLIPLLLFFVALPSWAQRQFDIEVVVFKRSVNPEQTAESWPDSQPAISLDGTGTFADSSYRARKGVQMLPYSSYKLNNEVTKLKKHAGFEVLLHKAWRQGDRGRLSAPTFHIQAGKDYSNIFDAEGNRIGSKQAKEVIDGVTETSIPKPLYELDGKLQIYVEHYLYADVELDLKSPSVREVVLQDPIDIEPSTTEVTAQGEQAATNSTVEAGFMEQVSPTIEKQEFLKSYRFDQKRRMRSTETHYLDHPLMGVIIQVRRVNQ, encoded by the coding sequence ATGAAAAAGCTGATTCCACTGTTACTCTTCTTTGTTGCTCTGCCTTCTTGGGCGCAGCGACAATTTGACATCGAAGTGGTTGTTTTTAAACGTTCTGTGAATCCAGAGCAAACGGCAGAATCTTGGCCTGATAGCCAACCTGCCATTTCGTTAGACGGAACAGGCACGTTTGCTGACTCAAGTTACCGAGCGCGTAAAGGCGTGCAAATGCTGCCTTACTCGTCGTATAAACTGAATAACGAAGTAACGAAGCTTAAAAAGCATGCGGGCTTTGAAGTGTTGCTACACAAGGCTTGGCGTCAAGGTGATAGAGGCCGACTTTCAGCGCCTACCTTCCATATTCAAGCGGGTAAAGACTATTCCAATATTTTCGATGCCGAAGGTAACAGAATTGGTTCGAAACAAGCAAAAGAAGTCATAGATGGCGTAACGGAAACGAGCATTCCAAAACCGCTTTACGAGCTTGATGGCAAACTTCAAATTTACGTTGAACATTATTTGTATGCCGATGTTGAGCTAGACTTAAAGTCGCCAAGCGTACGTGAAGTTGTACTGCAAGACCCGATTGATATTGAGCCAAGTACCACAGAAGTGACTGCTCAAGGCGAGCAAGCAGCAACCAATAGCACTGTTGAAGCGGGCTTTATGGAGCAAGTGTCGCCGACGATCGAGAAACAGGAGTTCCTAAAGAGCTATCGTTTCGACCAAAAACGACGTATGCGTAGTACCGAAACCCATTACCTCGATCACCCACTGATGGGCGTGATCATTCAGGTTCGCAGAGTTAATCAATAG
- the lolC gene encoding lipoprotein-releasing ABC transporter permease subunit LolC has product MFHPVSAFIGLRYLRGRSGDRFSRFVSYMSTAGITIGVMSLVTVLSVMNGFEAQLKSRILGVLPQAIVSEVDGKTHRQGVAPEFVSELSTAAHPEPIVQSEAVIQSASQLSAGLLIGIKPSDHDPIEDHMIAGRLAAMEAGQYQLFIGHTLARSMDVSVGDKVRLMVTSASQFTPLGRMPSQRIFTIAGIYNTGSDVDGLLMLTHIDDAAKLNRMKNDTMTGWRLFFNDPFVVAQLSEQPLPKGWQWQDWRDQRGELFQAVRMEKNMMGLMLGLIVGVAAFNIISALIMVVMEKQSEVAILKTQGMSDNQVLTIFMVQGASSGVIGALFGGGLGVLLASNLNTLLESAGIALFSVGGELPVLINPLQISIVVVLAIALSLLATLFPSYRASSVKPAEALRYE; this is encoded by the coding sequence ATGTTTCATCCGGTTTCAGCCTTTATCGGCTTGCGTTACCTAAGAGGGCGCTCCGGCGATAGATTCAGTCGATTTGTTTCTTATATGTCTACGGCGGGTATCACGATCGGTGTGATGTCGTTGGTGACGGTTCTTTCTGTTATGAATGGGTTTGAAGCTCAGCTCAAGAGTCGCATCCTTGGCGTTTTGCCGCAAGCCATCGTATCAGAAGTTGATGGTAAGACTCATCGCCAAGGTGTTGCCCCAGAATTTGTCTCTGAGCTCTCTACAGCGGCACATCCAGAGCCGATCGTGCAATCTGAAGCGGTTATCCAAAGCGCTTCGCAACTTAGTGCTGGGCTTTTGATTGGCATTAAACCGAGCGATCATGACCCGATAGAAGACCATATGATTGCAGGCCGACTTGCTGCGATGGAAGCAGGCCAATATCAGCTTTTCATTGGCCACACTTTAGCGCGGTCAATGGACGTCTCCGTTGGCGACAAAGTGCGTTTGATGGTCACCAGTGCTAGCCAGTTTACTCCACTTGGACGAATGCCTAGCCAACGTATTTTTACGATTGCGGGTATATACAACACAGGCTCTGATGTCGATGGGCTATTGATGCTTACCCACATCGATGACGCCGCGAAACTCAATCGAATGAAAAACGATACCATGACTGGCTGGCGTTTGTTCTTCAATGACCCTTTTGTGGTGGCGCAGTTGAGTGAGCAACCATTGCCAAAGGGTTGGCAATGGCAAGATTGGCGAGATCAGCGCGGTGAACTTTTCCAAGCCGTGAGAATGGAAAAAAATATGATGGGCTTGATGTTGGGGCTTATTGTTGGCGTTGCCGCGTTCAACATTATCTCGGCGCTGATAATGGTCGTCATGGAGAAGCAATCTGAAGTGGCGATACTCAAAACCCAAGGCATGTCGGACAACCAAGTGCTCACCATCTTCATGGTACAAGGTGCAAGTAGTGGCGTGATTGGCGCGCTGTTTGGTGGTGGTCTAGGTGTGCTGCTTGCCTCTAATTTGAACACACTACTGGAGAGCGCAGGAATCGCGCTTTTCTCTGTTGGTGGCGAGTTACCTGTGTTAATCAACCCTTTGCAAATTTCGATCGTTGTCGTGTTGGCGATTGCACTCAGCCTGCTTGCGACATTGTTCCCTTCTTACCGTGCATCTTCTGTTAAACCGGCCGAGGCTTTGAGATATGAGTAA
- the mfd gene encoding transcription-repair coupling factor: MSDSTLFHLANATGAGDKKHVGNLQGASLALAIAELADQHTSHTLLAVPDPQTALKLLQEIEQFTDQDVALFPDWETLPYDNFSPHQEIISDRIARLYQLPTLSRGITIVPVSTLLQRQSPRDYLMQHTLMVKVGDLFSLEKLRMQLEKSGYRNVDQVFGPGEYASRGSILDLFPMGSNDPFRIDFFDDEIDTIRTFDPENQRSIDDVQEIRLLPAHEFPTTESAIEDFRIRWRQRFEARREPESVYMQVSKGTWPAGIEYWQPLFFEQTETLFDYIADDSQIITVGDIESAIETFLADVDYRYDQRKVDPLRPLLPPDELWLKKDELFSHIKQLPHLLLSSDAIVEKQGRVNPSVQPLPDLAVQHQNKEPMAALRQFSENYTGKIVFSVESEGRREALLELLQRIKLRPIEYPNFKSALVGKDKFSLVLGAAEHGFLYGDSQVALICESDLLGDRVIQRRRKDRKTTNSDAVIRNLAELKPGQPVVHIDHGIGRYIGLQTLEAGGMTTEYVTLEYQNDAKLYVPVASLNLISRYSGGAEESAPLHKLGGEAWAKARRKAAEKVRDVAAELLDVYAKRELKPGYKFELDRGQYATFKAGFPFEETDDQKMAINAVMSDMCQAKAMDRLVCGDVGFGKTEVAMRAAFLATDNGKQVAVLVPTTLLAQQHFENFRDRFANLPIRVEVLSRFKTAKEQKQVLQDIEEGKVDLVVGTHKLLSNDIKFKDLGLLIVDEEHRFGVRQKEKMKAMRADVDILTLTATPIPRTLNMAMSGMRDLSIIATPPARRLAIKTFVRQSDDAVIREAVLREIMRGGQVYFLHNQVETIEKVAADLEKLIPEARVTVAHGQMRERELERIMNDFYHQRFNLLVCTTIIETGIDVPTANTIIMDRADNLGLAQLHQLRGRVGRSHHQAYAYLLTPHPKAMTKDAIKRLDAIASLEDLGAGFTLATHDLEIRGAGELLGDEQSGQIQSIGFTLYMEMLEQAVEALKEGKEPSLDDLLREQTEVEMRLPALLPDDYIPDINTRLSMYKQIASVESKQELDDLKVELIDRFGLLPDAAKNLLSVAELKLIAADLKVKKIEAHDKGGYIEFYPDADINPMYLVKLLQSQPQKFAMEGPTKFKFTVPLVDRRKRIQFIGDMLGEFQQNLLPKA, encoded by the coding sequence ATGTCTGATAGCACTCTTTTCCATCTGGCTAACGCAACCGGAGCCGGAGATAAAAAACACGTCGGTAATCTACAAGGCGCTAGCCTAGCGCTCGCAATAGCAGAGCTTGCCGATCAGCACACTAGCCATACCTTATTGGCGGTACCTGATCCTCAAACCGCGCTCAAGTTGCTCCAAGAAATCGAACAGTTTACCGACCAAGATGTCGCACTTTTCCCAGATTGGGAGACCTTGCCGTACGACAACTTTTCACCGCATCAAGAAATCATTTCCGATCGCATCGCACGTTTGTACCAACTGCCAACACTGAGCAGGGGTATCACCATCGTGCCCGTGAGCACGCTGCTGCAAAGACAGTCTCCGCGTGACTATTTGATGCAACATACCTTGATGGTGAAAGTCGGTGATCTGTTCTCACTTGAGAAGCTGCGTATGCAGTTAGAGAAGTCTGGCTATCGAAACGTTGATCAGGTCTTCGGCCCAGGTGAATACGCAAGTCGAGGATCTATTCTCGATCTCTTCCCTATGGGTTCCAATGACCCATTTCGAATTGACTTCTTCGATGATGAAATTGATACGATTCGTACCTTTGATCCTGAAAATCAACGCTCCATCGATGATGTCCAAGAGATTAGACTCCTTCCCGCTCATGAATTTCCAACCACAGAAAGCGCGATTGAAGATTTTAGAATCCGTTGGCGTCAACGCTTTGAAGCAAGACGCGAACCTGAATCCGTCTATATGCAAGTTTCAAAAGGAACATGGCCAGCCGGTATCGAATATTGGCAGCCGCTCTTTTTTGAACAAACAGAGACGCTCTTTGATTACATTGCGGATGACAGTCAGATCATTACCGTTGGGGATATTGAGTCTGCGATTGAAACCTTCCTCGCCGATGTTGATTACCGCTATGACCAAAGAAAAGTGGACCCGCTTCGTCCTCTCTTGCCTCCAGACGAGTTGTGGTTAAAGAAAGACGAGCTGTTTAGCCATATTAAGCAGCTTCCGCACCTCTTGCTCTCCAGCGATGCAATCGTTGAGAAACAGGGTCGAGTCAACCCAAGTGTTCAACCCTTGCCTGATTTAGCCGTCCAGCACCAAAACAAGGAACCGATGGCTGCGTTGCGCCAGTTCAGTGAAAACTACACGGGTAAGATTGTCTTTTCGGTGGAATCAGAGGGGCGCCGAGAAGCGTTACTTGAACTGCTGCAACGCATAAAGCTTCGCCCTATCGAGTACCCTAACTTTAAAAGTGCTCTTGTCGGCAAAGATAAGTTTTCGCTGGTACTAGGTGCCGCTGAACATGGTTTCCTCTATGGAGACAGCCAAGTTGCGCTGATTTGTGAAAGTGATTTGCTCGGCGATCGTGTAATACAACGTCGCCGCAAAGACCGTAAGACCACCAACAGTGACGCTGTCATTCGTAACTTAGCTGAGCTCAAGCCAGGTCAACCTGTCGTTCACATTGATCACGGTATTGGCCGCTACATTGGTCTGCAAACTCTCGAAGCAGGCGGCATGACCACCGAGTACGTGACGCTTGAATACCAAAACGACGCGAAACTGTATGTTCCAGTCGCCTCTCTCAACCTGATTAGCCGCTATTCTGGTGGCGCCGAAGAGAGCGCGCCACTTCATAAACTGGGTGGTGAAGCCTGGGCTAAAGCAAGGCGTAAAGCCGCAGAAAAAGTCCGAGATGTAGCGGCTGAACTTTTGGATGTGTACGCCAAGCGCGAACTCAAGCCCGGTTACAAGTTTGAGCTTGATCGTGGCCAGTACGCAACCTTCAAAGCAGGATTCCCCTTTGAAGAGACCGACGACCAGAAAATGGCCATTAACGCCGTTATGTCGGATATGTGCCAAGCTAAAGCCATGGACCGATTGGTGTGTGGTGATGTCGGGTTTGGCAAAACGGAAGTCGCGATGCGTGCAGCGTTTCTCGCTACCGACAACGGCAAACAAGTCGCAGTACTTGTTCCAACAACACTGCTCGCTCAGCAACATTTTGAGAACTTCCGTGATCGCTTCGCTAACCTTCCAATCCGTGTTGAAGTTCTCTCGCGCTTTAAAACCGCGAAAGAGCAAAAGCAAGTTCTCCAAGACATTGAGGAAGGAAAAGTTGACTTGGTGGTCGGTACTCACAAGCTATTGTCTAATGACATCAAGTTCAAAGATCTCGGCCTGCTGATCGTTGATGAGGAGCACCGCTTTGGGGTACGTCAGAAAGAAAAAATGAAAGCCATGCGTGCTGATGTCGACATTCTGACCCTAACGGCGACACCGATTCCGCGAACACTCAACATGGCAATGAGTGGAATGCGCGATCTATCTATAATCGCAACGCCACCAGCCCGACGCCTGGCGATCAAAACCTTCGTTCGGCAAAGTGATGATGCCGTTATTCGCGAAGCGGTCTTACGTGAAATTATGCGCGGTGGCCAAGTTTACTTCCTACACAATCAGGTAGAAACCATCGAGAAAGTGGCCGCAGATTTGGAGAAGTTGATTCCCGAAGCGCGCGTGACGGTCGCCCATGGTCAAATGCGAGAGCGCGAACTCGAACGCATCATGAATGATTTCTACCACCAACGTTTTAACTTGTTGGTATGTACCACAATCATTGAGACGGGTATCGATGTACCAACGGCCAATACCATCATCATGGATCGCGCTGACAACTTAGGTCTGGCACAGCTTCATCAGCTGCGTGGTCGTGTGGGTCGTTCACATCATCAAGCCTACGCATACTTGCTTACTCCACATCCTAAAGCGATGACAAAAGATGCAATTAAGCGTCTTGATGCCATTGCCTCACTGGAAGATCTTGGCGCAGGCTTTACATTGGCAACTCACGACTTAGAAATTCGTGGGGCTGGTGAGTTATTAGGTGATGAGCAAAGCGGGCAAATTCAGTCCATCGGCTTCACGCTCTACATGGAGATGCTTGAGCAAGCAGTCGAAGCACTCAAAGAAGGTAAAGAGCCATCACTCGATGATCTCTTAAGAGAGCAGACAGAAGTTGAAATGCGCTTACCCGCACTGCTTCCTGATGACTACATACCAGACATCAATACTCGTCTATCGATGTACAAACAAATCGCGAGTGTTGAAAGTAAACAAGAGCTCGATGACCTCAAGGTTGAGTTAATTGATCGCTTCGGTTTGCTTCCTGATGCTGCCAAAAACTTACTCTCTGTTGCTGAACTGAAGCTTATCGCTGCTGATCTCAAAGTGAAGAAGATTGAAGCGCATGACAAAGGCGGTTATATCGAGTTCTATCCGGACGCTGACATTAACCCAATGTATCTGGTTAAACTATTGCAGTCCCAGCCACAAAAATTTGCCATGGAAGGACCCACTAAGTTTAAGTTTACGGTACCATTGGTCGATAGACGCAAAAGAATCCAATTTATTGGCGATATGTTGGGTGAGTTCCAACAGAACCTTTTACCAAAAGCCTAA
- a CDS encoding DUF2062 domain-containing protein, with amino-acid sequence MPRKFIKRFMPDHEVIKRQKALKIFGNVLYNPNLWCLNRRSAAGAFAVGLFMAFVPLPSQMIMSAGLAIACGVNLPLSVALVWVSNPITMPVLFYFAYKVGAWVMHVPPQPFHFELSWEFILHQMNTIGPPFLLGCLICGVVSAIVGFFGIKALWRYSVVRSWQKRKIRLGGLLKK; translated from the coding sequence ATGCCAAGAAAGTTCATCAAACGCTTTATGCCAGACCACGAAGTCATTAAGCGTCAAAAAGCACTCAAAATCTTTGGCAACGTGCTGTACAACCCCAATCTTTGGTGCCTCAACCGTCGTTCAGCGGCAGGCGCGTTCGCAGTTGGACTATTTATGGCGTTTGTTCCGCTTCCTAGCCAAATGATCATGTCGGCTGGTCTCGCCATTGCGTGTGGTGTCAATCTGCCTCTGTCTGTCGCACTGGTTTGGGTCAGTAACCCAATTACCATGCCGGTCCTTTTCTACTTTGCTTACAAAGTCGGCGCTTGGGTGATGCATGTTCCACCTCAACCGTTCCATTTTGAATTGTCTTGGGAATTTATTCTCCACCAAATGAACACCATTGGTCCCCCGTTTCTACTTGGGTGCTTAATTTGCGGGGTGGTCTCGGCGATAGTTGGATTTTTCGGTATTAAAGCACTTTGGCGATATTCCGTAGTCCGAAGCTGGCAGAAGCGAAAAATAAGATTAGGTGGGCTGTTGAAGAAGTAA
- the lolE gene encoding lipoprotein-releasing ABC transporter permease subunit LolE — protein sequence MFSSLSLFIGGRFSRAKQRNKMVSFISLSSTIGITVGVAVIIIGLSAMNGFERELKDRVLSVISHGEFEGVRGPIQEWKSVIQQSQLHPKVEAAAPFVKLTALAEKGQQLKAIEVRGVDPKLESKVSNLSHYIDSDVWQQFTPGKKQVILGKGIADLLNVNVGDFLTLMIPTSGATTKVQAPKRVRVQVAGLLTLNGQIDHSLALVPLEDAQLYAKLGSAVSGVALKVTDVLDATQIIREVGNTLDEYVYLRSWQQKYGFLYRDIQLVRTIMYLVMVLVIGVASFNIVSTLMMAVKDRASEIAILRTMGATDGLVKRIFVWQGVFSGVLGSIVGSVIGVLIAFNLTELIKGLEGLIGHQFLSGDIYFVDFLPSQVNLADVILVSLTAIVLSLLATWYPASRASKLNPAAVLSSK from the coding sequence TTGTTCTCTTCTTTATCACTTTTTATTGGTGGCCGATTTAGCCGCGCCAAGCAGCGCAACAAAATGGTGTCGTTTATTTCTTTGTCATCCACCATCGGTATCACCGTCGGGGTCGCTGTGATCATTATTGGTCTCTCTGCGATGAACGGCTTTGAGCGAGAGCTAAAAGATCGTGTTTTATCGGTGATTTCTCACGGAGAATTTGAAGGGGTTCGCGGGCCGATTCAAGAGTGGAAATCGGTGATTCAACAGTCCCAATTGCACCCTAAAGTGGAAGCGGCGGCGCCGTTCGTGAAGCTAACCGCATTGGCGGAAAAAGGGCAACAGCTTAAAGCGATAGAGGTTCGTGGGGTTGATCCTAAACTGGAATCGAAGGTGTCTAATCTTAGTCATTACATTGATTCAGACGTATGGCAGCAGTTTACCCCCGGAAAGAAACAAGTGATTTTGGGTAAGGGTATCGCAGACCTGTTGAACGTGAATGTCGGGGATTTTCTGACCCTGATGATCCCAACTAGCGGTGCGACGACCAAAGTGCAAGCCCCAAAGCGCGTCCGAGTTCAAGTCGCTGGATTGTTAACGCTCAATGGCCAGATTGACCATAGCTTGGCGTTGGTGCCCCTCGAAGATGCGCAGCTTTATGCCAAATTGGGTTCGGCGGTGTCGGGAGTCGCGTTGAAAGTAACCGATGTGTTAGATGCAACCCAAATTATACGCGAAGTAGGAAACACGCTAGATGAGTACGTTTACCTTCGTAGTTGGCAGCAAAAATATGGATTTCTTTACCGAGATATTCAACTGGTCAGAACCATTATGTATCTAGTGATGGTGCTGGTTATTGGTGTGGCAAGTTTTAATATCGTGTCAACATTAATGATGGCGGTGAAAGATCGTGCCTCAGAGATCGCGATTTTACGCACTATGGGAGCAACAGATGGTCTAGTGAAACGTATCTTTGTCTGGCAGGGGGTATTTTCCGGCGTGTTGGGCAGTATTGTCGGTAGTGTTATTGGCGTATTGATCGCGTTCAATTTGACTGAGTTGATAAAAGGATTAGAGGGCTTGATTGGTCATCAGTTCTTATCGGGAGACATTTACTTTGTCGATTTTTTACCTTCTCAGGTCAATCTTGCCGATGTGATCTTGGTATCTTTGACCGCCATCGTTCTTAGCCTACTGGCCACTTGGTATCCTGCCTCTCGAGCGAGCAAGTTAAACCCCGCTGCGGTGCTAAGCTCGAAATAA